The Actinopolyspora erythraea genome has a segment encoding these proteins:
- a CDS encoding alkaline phosphatase D family protein, protein MNQPAGPDNWNRRKLLLASATTATALGLGSGVATARTHRSTGRGDPFTLGIASGDPDSEGFVLWTRLAHEPLAEDGRGGMPDRAIDVDWEVAEDERFHRIVRRGTARALPEWGHSVHVELAGLRPGREYFYRFRSGGHLTPTGRTRTAPAAGTVRQPLTVCTASCAAWEHGFYTAYRRIAEEEPDLVLHLGDYIYELGHLQYPLLSGIARSVTGWQARTLAEYRRRYAEYKTDEDLQLAHRTAPWVVIWDDHELDNNWAGEHPELPQPDFERRRADSFRAYYENMPLRASNRPRGADMRLYRRIEWGGLANFHMLDTRQYRDDQACGGLVGPCGAESAPERSITGERQEKWLLDGLRDSHARWDFLGQQVMFAHHDTLDGPLTMTNMDTWDGYTASRRRITEGWLNAGVRNPVVLTGDIHEHYAADLKRDYADPDSPVVGTELVTTSVTSGGDAEEGEFTGDPDNPHIRFHSGMRGYLRTRIDAERLRADFRVLPYVSRRGAEASTKAAFEVDDGVAGLREATPS, encoded by the coding sequence ATGAACCAGCCAGCCGGACCGGACAACTGGAATCGCCGGAAACTGCTGCTCGCCTCGGCCACGACCGCCACTGCGCTGGGACTCGGCAGCGGCGTGGCCACCGCCCGCACCCACCGATCCACAGGTCGCGGCGACCCCTTCACCCTCGGCATCGCCTCCGGAGACCCCGACTCCGAGGGCTTCGTGCTGTGGACGCGCCTCGCCCACGAACCCCTCGCCGAGGACGGCCGGGGCGGGATGCCGGACCGGGCGATCGACGTGGACTGGGAGGTCGCCGAGGACGAACGATTTCACCGCATCGTGCGACGCGGGACCGCGCGCGCCCTGCCGGAGTGGGGCCACTCGGTACACGTCGAGCTCGCCGGCCTGCGGCCGGGACGGGAGTACTTCTACCGGTTCCGCAGCGGCGGGCACCTGACCCCCACCGGCCGCACCCGCACCGCACCGGCCGCGGGGACGGTACGCCAACCGTTGACCGTGTGCACCGCCTCCTGCGCCGCGTGGGAACACGGCTTCTACACCGCCTACCGGCGGATCGCCGAGGAAGAACCCGACCTGGTGCTGCACCTCGGCGACTACATCTACGAACTGGGACACCTGCAGTACCCCCTGCTGTCCGGCATCGCGCGCTCGGTCACCGGCTGGCAGGCGCGCACCCTCGCCGAGTACCGCAGGCGCTACGCGGAGTACAAGACCGACGAGGACCTGCAACTGGCCCACCGAACCGCGCCGTGGGTGGTGATCTGGGACGACCACGAGCTGGACAACAACTGGGCCGGGGAGCACCCGGAACTGCCCCAGCCGGACTTCGAGCGGCGCCGCGCCGACTCGTTCCGGGCGTACTACGAGAACATGCCGTTGCGCGCGAGCAACAGGCCCCGCGGCGCGGACATGCGGCTGTACCGCCGGATCGAGTGGGGCGGGCTCGCCAACTTCCACATGCTCGACACCCGGCAGTACCGCGACGACCAGGCCTGCGGCGGGCTGGTGGGCCCCTGCGGCGCGGAGTCCGCCCCGGAACGCTCCATCACCGGCGAACGGCAGGAGAAGTGGCTGCTCGACGGGCTGCGCGACTCCCACGCCAGGTGGGACTTCCTGGGACAGCAGGTGATGTTCGCCCACCACGACACACTGGACGGTCCGCTGACCATGACCAACATGGACACCTGGGACGGCTACACCGCCTCGCGCCGCCGAATCACCGAGGGCTGGTTGAACGCGGGAGTGCGCAACCCGGTGGTGCTGACCGGCGACATCCACGAGCACTACGCGGCCGACCTCAAACGCGACTACGCCGATCCGGACTCCCCCGTGGTCGGCACGGAACTCGTCACCACCTCCGTCACCTCGGGAGGCGACGCCGAGGAAGGGGAGTTCACCGGTGACCCCGACAACCCGCACATCCGGTTCCACAGTGGGATGCGCGGTTACCTGCGCACCAGGATCGACGCCGAACGGCTGCGGGCGGACTTCCGCGTGCTGCCCTACGTCTCGCGACGTGGCGCCGAGGCGTCGACCAAGGCCGCCTTCGAGGTCGACGACGGGGTGGCCGGGCTGCGGGAGGCCACGCCGAGCTGA
- a CDS encoding alkaline phosphatase D family protein — MSDSTTSDPNNSVGRRSVLLGGAAAVGGAALAGTVAGAAYADGRGLPGAGIGRLREPFSLGVASGDPLPTGVVLWTRLAPEPTASDGRGGMPNRPYPVQWEVSEDERFARPVQRGWAWARPEEAHSVHVEVDGLRPGAEYFYRFRVGNDVSPTGRTRTAPPPGHLGDLTLCFASCSHFGDGYFTAYRRMAEDEPGLILHLGDYQYEYPASDGDVRKVLGPETRTLANYRQRHAQYKTDEDLQLAHSMAPWLVVWDDHETENNWADEVPEQPDPDFLDRRAAAFQAYYENMPLRRSSRPRGIDMRLYRRIRWGGLANFHMLDTRQYRDDQACGDGYGVACSDRFDPNRTITGERQERWILDGFRNTRARWDVLGQQVFFSKLDLDSGPGEGYNMDAWDGYVANRDRIAHGMANSNVRNGVVFTGDVHRHWAAEIRDSHDHPDSPPAGTEFITTSITSGGDGSEDTQRGVLDDNPHVKFYKDRRGYVRTRFSADELRVDYRTLDYVTERGAPARTEATFVVNDGEPKLHRRR, encoded by the coding sequence ATGTCCGACTCCACTACGTCCGACCCGAACAACTCGGTCGGCCGCCGCTCGGTACTGCTGGGCGGTGCGGCCGCGGTCGGAGGGGCCGCGCTGGCCGGCACGGTCGCCGGAGCCGCTTACGCCGACGGCCGCGGGCTGCCCGGGGCCGGTATCGGCAGGCTGCGGGAACCGTTCAGCCTCGGGGTGGCCTCCGGTGATCCGCTGCCGACCGGCGTCGTGCTGTGGACCCGGCTGGCACCGGAGCCGACCGCCTCGGACGGCAGGGGCGGCATGCCGAACCGGCCCTACCCGGTTCAGTGGGAGGTCTCCGAGGACGAGCGGTTCGCCCGACCGGTACAGCGCGGCTGGGCGTGGGCCAGGCCGGAGGAGGCGCACAGCGTCCACGTGGAGGTGGACGGGCTGCGCCCCGGTGCCGAGTACTTCTACCGCTTCCGGGTGGGCAACGACGTCTCGCCGACCGGGCGCACCCGCACCGCGCCTCCGCCCGGGCACCTCGGCGACCTGACGCTGTGCTTCGCCTCCTGCTCGCACTTCGGTGACGGCTACTTCACCGCCTACCGCAGGATGGCCGAGGACGAGCCGGGCCTGATCCTGCACCTGGGCGACTACCAGTACGAGTACCCTGCCTCGGACGGCGACGTGCGGAAGGTGCTCGGCCCGGAAACCCGGACGCTGGCCAACTACCGGCAACGGCACGCGCAGTACAAGACCGACGAGGACCTGCAACTGGCCCACTCGATGGCGCCCTGGCTGGTGGTCTGGGACGACCACGAGACCGAGAACAACTGGGCCGACGAGGTGCCGGAGCAGCCCGACCCGGACTTCCTCGACCGACGCGCGGCGGCGTTCCAGGCCTACTACGAGAACATGCCACTGCGGCGGAGCTCCCGGCCGAGGGGGATCGACATGCGGCTCTACCGCCGTATCCGGTGGGGCGGGCTCGCCAACTTCCACATGCTCGACACCCGGCAGTACCGCGACGACCAGGCCTGCGGCGACGGATACGGCGTGGCCTGCTCGGACCGCTTCGACCCGAACCGGACCATCACCGGTGAGCGGCAGGAGCGCTGGATCCTCGACGGTTTCCGGAACACCAGGGCGCGCTGGGACGTGCTGGGGCAGCAGGTGTTCTTCTCCAAGCTGGACCTCGACTCCGGGCCCGGCGAGGGGTACAACATGGACGCCTGGGACGGCTACGTCGCCAACCGCGACCGGATCGCGCACGGAATGGCCAACAGCAACGTGCGCAACGGTGTGGTGTTCACCGGCGACGTGCACCGGCACTGGGCCGCCGAGATCCGGGACTCGCACGACCACCCGGACTCGCCTCCCGCCGGGACCGAGTTCATCACCACGTCGATCACCAGCGGCGGCGACGGCAGCGAGGACACCCAGCGGGGCGTACTGGACGACAACCCGCACGTGAAGTTCTACAAGGACCGGCGCGGCTACGTCCGCACCAGGTTCAGCGCGGACGAGCTGCGTGTCGACTACCGCACGCTGGACTACGTCACCGAACGGGGCGCCCCGGCGCGGACCGAGGCCACCTTCGTGGTCAACGACGGGGAGCCGAAGCTGCACCGGCGGAGGTGA
- a CDS encoding RNA-guided endonuclease InsQ/TnpB family protein, producing the protein MQLRYRYRLYPDESQRQAMAQAFGNARVVYNDAVRARQDAHAAGEKFPSGTVLQKWLITDAKHTDERGQDVELGLDLGLSAFAVDQHGRVINNPRFLRRAERKLKWAQRAVSRTQRGSNNRTKARRRLARQHAKVSDTRQDWLHKATTRLVRENQTIAVEDLAVSGLARTWLAKSVHDAGWGQFRRLLGEKCARYGRELVVIDRWWPTSQTCSDCGRIDGPESLGVRTWSCPCGAVHDRDINAARNILAAGRAERLNACGGDVRPHTGAVAAEAGSSGTPQGDAAPHPA; encoded by the coding sequence GTGCAACTGCGGTACCGTTACCGGCTCTACCCGGACGAGTCCCAGCGTCAGGCGATGGCGCAGGCGTTCGGCAACGCCCGTGTCGTGTACAACGACGCCGTGCGTGCCCGGCAGGACGCCCACGCGGCGGGGGAGAAGTTCCCCAGTGGCACCGTGCTTCAGAAGTGGCTGATCACCGACGCCAAGCACACCGACGAACGCGGCCAGGACGTAGAACTCGGCCTGGATCTGGGGTTGTCGGCGTTCGCTGTGGACCAGCACGGCCGGGTTATCAACAATCCGCGCTTTCTGCGCCGCGCGGAGCGGAAGCTCAAGTGGGCGCAGCGCGCGGTGTCCCGCACACAGCGGGGCTCGAACAACCGCACCAAAGCCCGGCGTCGTCTGGCCCGGCAGCACGCGAAGGTGTCCGACACCCGGCAGGATTGGCTGCACAAAGCCACCACCAGGCTCGTTCGCGAGAACCAAACGATCGCCGTGGAGGACCTGGCGGTGTCCGGCCTGGCCCGGACGTGGCTGGCGAAGTCCGTGCACGATGCGGGGTGGGGCCAGTTCCGGCGCCTGTTGGGTGAGAAGTGCGCCCGGTACGGCCGGGAGCTGGTGGTCATCGACCGGTGGTGGCCCACGTCGCAAACGTGCTCCGACTGCGGACGCATCGACGGCCCCGAGTCGTTGGGCGTGCGCACCTGGTCCTGCCCGTGTGGAGCGGTGCACGACCGCGACATCAACGCAGCACGAAACATCCTCGCCGCCGGACGAGCGGAGAGGCTAAACGCCTGTGGAGGCGACGTAAGACCCCACACCGGGGCGGTTGCTGCGGAAGCAGGAAGCAGCGGAACCCCGCAAGGGGACGCCGCTCCGCACCCGGCATAG
- the tsaD gene encoding tRNA (adenosine(37)-N6)-threonylcarbamoyltransferase complex transferase subunit TsaD has product MSTDGGPGRLVLGIETSCDETGVGLVRLAPDGSVRLLADAVASSVEQHARFGGVVPEIASRAHLEAMEPTVRRALDEAGTKLSEVDAIAVTAGPGLAGALMVGVSAAKAYAAALGVPLYGVNHLLGHVAVDTLEHGPLPPRCLAMLVSGGHTQLLSVAGIADEVTEIGSTIDDAAGEAYDKVARILELPYPGGPPIDRMAREGDPNAIAFPRGLTGPRDAKFDFSFSGLKTAVARWVEQARQAGKQLPIADIAASFQEAVADVLTEKAVRAAVELGMDTMVLSGGVAANSRLSGLARERCAEAGITLRVPRPRLCTDNGAMIAAVGAHALANGTEPSPLGLSANPGMPVDTVVLR; this is encoded by the coding sequence ATGAGTACGGATGGTGGCCCCGGCCGGCTCGTGCTCGGTATCGAGACCTCGTGTGACGAGACCGGGGTCGGACTGGTCCGGCTCGCCCCGGACGGGTCGGTACGGCTGCTGGCCGACGCCGTGGCCAGCAGCGTGGAGCAGCACGCGCGGTTCGGTGGAGTGGTGCCCGAGATCGCCAGCAGGGCTCACCTGGAGGCGATGGAGCCCACGGTGCGGCGGGCGCTGGACGAGGCGGGCACCAAACTGTCCGAAGTGGATGCTATCGCGGTGACCGCCGGACCGGGGCTGGCCGGTGCGCTGATGGTGGGGGTGTCGGCGGCGAAGGCCTACGCCGCCGCGCTGGGAGTGCCGCTCTACGGCGTGAATCATCTGCTCGGTCACGTCGCGGTCGACACTCTGGAGCACGGCCCGCTGCCGCCACGCTGCCTGGCCATGCTCGTTTCGGGCGGGCACACCCAGCTGCTTTCGGTGGCCGGCATCGCCGACGAGGTGACCGAGATCGGTTCCACCATCGACGACGCGGCGGGCGAGGCCTACGACAAGGTGGCGCGCATCCTGGAGCTGCCGTACCCTGGCGGGCCGCCGATCGACAGGATGGCTCGCGAGGGCGACCCCAACGCCATCGCCTTCCCGCGCGGACTGACCGGCCCCCGGGACGCGAAGTTCGACTTCTCGTTCTCCGGGCTGAAAACCGCCGTCGCCCGTTGGGTGGAGCAGGCTCGCCAGGCGGGCAAACAGCTGCCGATCGCCGACATCGCCGCCTCGTTCCAGGAGGCGGTGGCCGACGTCCTCACCGAGAAGGCCGTGCGAGCCGCCGTGGAGCTGGGGATGGACACGATGGTGCTCTCCGGCGGGGTGGCGGCGAACTCGCGGCTGTCCGGGTTGGCGAGGGAGCGCTGCGCCGAGGCGGGTATCACCCTGCGGGTGCCACGCCCCCGGCTGTGCACCGACAACGGCGCGATGATCGCCGCCGTGGGCGCGCACGCGCTGGCCAACGGAACCGAGCCCTCCCCGCTGGGGCTGTCGGCCAACCCCGGGATGCCGGTGGACACCGTGGTGCTGCGCTGA
- the rimI gene encoding ribosomal protein S18-alanine N-acetyltransferase, translating into MTRNQDPDARGGTTAGPTEPFVAKLRRRDLPRCAELERLLFPDDDPWPERAFAAALDGGDYYVGAYDAADRLIGYAGLALVARSPHAEAEVHTIAVDPDYQRNGVGRTLLRKLLARADEQQAQVFLEVRTDNDSAIALYREHDFEVVGKRERYYRPSGADAYTMWRPARSAEQEGGAV; encoded by the coding sequence GTGACCCGGAACCAGGACCCCGACGCCCGGGGCGGTACGACGGCGGGGCCGACCGAGCCCTTCGTCGCGAAACTCCGCAGGCGCGATCTCCCCCGGTGTGCCGAGCTGGAGCGGCTGCTGTTCCCCGACGACGACCCGTGGCCGGAGCGCGCGTTCGCGGCCGCGCTGGACGGCGGGGATTACTACGTGGGTGCCTACGACGCCGCGGATCGGCTGATCGGGTACGCCGGGTTGGCCCTCGTGGCCCGTTCGCCACACGCCGAGGCTGAGGTGCACACCATCGCGGTGGACCCGGATTACCAGCGCAACGGGGTGGGCAGGACACTGTTGCGCAAGCTGTTGGCCCGTGCCGACGAGCAGCAGGCGCAGGTGTTCCTGGAAGTGCGTACCGACAACGATTCCGCGATCGCGCTTTACCGGGAGCACGACTTCGAGGTGGTCGGCAAGCGCGAGCGCTACTACCGGCCGTCCGGTGCCGACGCCTACACCATGTGGCGACCGGCGCGTTCGGCCGAGCAGGAAGGTGGAGCGGTATGA
- the tsaB gene encoding tRNA (adenosine(37)-N6)-threonylcarbamoyltransferase complex dimerization subunit type 1 TsaB encodes MLVIALDTSTPAVTAGLVELADSRPHSLAERVTVNPRAHGELLTPQLLDVLAEGGHQLGEVDAIVVGAGPGPFTGLRVGMVTAAALGHASGTRVYPVSSLDAIAARTDGDSPLLVLTDARRSEVYWAVYGSRKTHGARERLTAPAVDRPEELPARLEGMRLEVAAGELASRHAADLGLRAVEPAYPTPEGIVAVAGDEVRSEADPAPLVPMYLRRPDAATPGPPKTVTAERGRT; translated from the coding sequence GTGCTCGTCATCGCGTTGGATACCTCGACTCCCGCGGTAACCGCGGGGCTGGTCGAGCTCGCGGATTCCCGGCCGCATTCCCTGGCCGAGCGCGTGACGGTGAATCCGCGCGCCCACGGTGAACTGCTCACCCCGCAGTTGCTCGACGTCCTCGCGGAAGGCGGTCACCAGCTGGGTGAGGTGGACGCGATCGTCGTCGGCGCGGGTCCGGGGCCGTTCACCGGACTGCGGGTCGGCATGGTCACGGCCGCCGCGCTCGGCCACGCCTCCGGGACCAGGGTTTACCCCGTCAGCAGTCTGGATGCCATAGCGGCACGGACCGATGGTGACTCGCCGCTGCTGGTGCTGACCGACGCCCGCCGCAGTGAGGTCTACTGGGCCGTCTACGGGAGCAGGAAGACCCACGGCGCGCGTGAACGGCTGACCGCCCCGGCCGTGGACCGGCCCGAGGAGCTTCCCGCACGGCTGGAGGGGATGCGTCTCGAGGTGGCCGCCGGTGAGCTGGCCTCCCGGCACGCCGCCGACCTGGGGCTCCGGGCCGTCGAACCCGCCTATCCCACCCCGGAGGGCATCGTGGCGGTGGCGGGCGACGAGGTGCGTTCCGAGGCCGACCCCGCGCCGCTGGTGCCGATGTACCTGCGCAGGCCGGATGCCGCCACGCCGGGACCACCGAAGACGGTGACGGCCGAGCGGGGGAGGACGTGA